DNA sequence from the Herpetosiphon gulosus genome:
CCAACACCACGTTATACCAATAATCTAAGCCTGCGCCGCCATAGGCTTCAGGGTACGAAACGCCCAAGGCACCTATTTCGCCTAATTTTTTGAATAAAGTATGGCCTGGAAAAGCCCGCTCATGCTCCCATTGCTCGACAAAGGGGTTAATTTCGCGCTCGACAAAACGACGAATGGTTTGGCGAAACATCTCATGCTCAGCGTTGAAATACAGTGACATTACAGCCTCCTTGCTTTGGGCATCGCAATCGTAGCTCGATTGTAGCATAGGGCTTGTTGGGCTTTAGCTGGATGGCTCGGTTGCTCAACTGATAGCCGCAAATCAAATTTGTGCTAGAGTGAATAGCGTCAGGGTTTCGGCGCTGGCAACTATTTAAACAGATACCTAATCTATGAGGAGCAATTGTATGCAGCGCTGGTGGCGGGTTCTCTATGGTGTGATTATTGTTGGTTTGGTGGGCTGTGGTGTAGCTACACCAACCGCAACTCCGGTGGCCAAAAGTCGCGTTCAGGCAGTTTTGGCGGCTTCCAATTTGGTCGTTGGCCCAAATCGTTTGCCAATTGGCTTGATCGTCGATGGCTCACCGATTAACGACCCCAATGTGCAAGTCAAATTGCGCTTGTATTATCTTGATGGAACCGATGCTGAGAAAACCCAAGTTGCCGGTGAAGGCAGTGCCGATTACTTTGGCCAAGGCTTGCCCGCTGGCATCTATGTGACCTACCCTGATTTTAAAAAAGCTGGCGATTGGGGGGTTGAGGTTGAGGCGACGTTGCCAGGCAAAGAGCCAACCGTCAGCACCTTGCGGCTCTCGGTTTTGGCCCAAGATCCTACACCTGCAATTGGTAGCAAAGCGATTGCAGTCGATACGCCAACCGTCAAAACTGCGCCTGATCTGAGCCAAATCAGCTCTGATCCAAAGCCAAATCCGGCCTTGTATCAATTGAGCATTGCCGATGCGATTAAGAGCGGCAAGCCCACCGCAATTTTATTTGGCACGCCAGGCTTTTGTAAAACCGCTACCTGTGGCCCCAGCGTCACAGTTTTGGGTAATTTACAGCAAACCTATGGCGAAAAGATGAATTTTATCCATGTGGAAGTTTATAAGTTCCCATTTAGCGAATCAGTTCAAGCCAACCCACCGTTGTTAGTGCCAGCTATGGCCGAATGGCGCTTGCCGAGCGAGCCATGGTTGTTCTTGCTCGGCAAAGATGGCACGATTGTCAATAAATATGAGGGTGGAATTACCACTGAAGAGCTTGGCCCGATGATTGATACCATCTTAGCCCAAGGGATTTAGCCCGAATACGTGCAGCAGTAGTGCAACCGCGTTGCTGCTGCAACCTTGTTTATACCCCAACGTAAATAATCACGATTCTGATGAGTAATGAGAGAACACCCATGCAATCTTCGCTGATTAAACAACGTTTACGTGTGCCCTATTATCGCTGGCAGATTGTTGCTGTCTTTCTGTATTTTATCCTGGCAGTTATGAATTTATTTATGCCAACGCGGTCGAGCATTCGTCTCATTGCAGACTGGAATATGTTTTTATATCCGATCCTGCTGGTTCAATTTGGGATGAATGTTATTTCTTATCTCGATCTGAGTGCTCGCGGCTTGGTGATGCGGCGCGGTTGGCAACGCTTTGAAGTTAATTGGGCGCAAATTGAATCGTTTGGGATTGGCACAATTGGCCGACGACGCTATCTGCCGTATATTATTTTGCACCAGCCGATTAAAGGCTTACCACGCGTGAAATTAAAGGAACTAACGCCAGAACAACAACAGCGTACATTAACCTTGGAAGGCTGGGATAACCCCGAAATTATTGCTAAGGCCTTACATGCTAGTCTTGCATCTACGACCGATCAATGGCAGG
Encoded proteins:
- a CDS encoding thioredoxin family protein — translated: MQRWWRVLYGVIIVGLVGCGVATPTATPVAKSRVQAVLAASNLVVGPNRLPIGLIVDGSPINDPNVQVKLRLYYLDGTDAEKTQVAGEGSADYFGQGLPAGIYVTYPDFKKAGDWGVEVEATLPGKEPTVSTLRLSVLAQDPTPAIGSKAIAVDTPTVKTAPDLSQISSDPKPNPALYQLSIADAIKSGKPTAILFGTPGFCKTATCGPSVTVLGNLQQTYGEKMNFIHVEVYKFPFSESVQANPPLLVPAMAEWRLPSEPWLFLLGKDGTIVNKYEGGITTEELGPMIDTILAQGI